CTTCCCACGCTAACCATCGGGTCGGCGCCGGCTCCAATATTATTGCGGAAGCACGCAGTCGGTGAAGGCGGCGTCGATCGACTGCCCCCACCCGCCGTAATAGGCGTCCAAGCGCCGCTGGGCCAAGGTGCGTCCATCTTCGAGAATTGCTTCCAGCGGCGCAAGAAAAACGCTCTCATCGCGTCCTTTGGCGTCAAGGCGGGCGCGTTGGCGCAATCCGACCTTCGCCAGCGCAAGAACGTCGCGCCCGACGTCGCGCAGGCTGCGGCCCTCGATTCTTGCATCGAGCGCCAGACCGGGCACATCCGCGCGTAGCGCCTGACGCGCGGCGGCGCTCCACCCCTTCGTCAGTTCGCGCGCCTGATCGAGCCCGGCGGCGTCATAGAACAGACCGGCGCACAGCGCGGGAAGGGCGGTGAAATGGGCGCGCGGGCCCGCGTCTGCGCCGCGCATTTCGAGATAGGTCTTTAACCTCACCTCCGGAAAGATCGTCGAGAGGTGATTGGCCCAGTCGGACATTGTGGCGCGCTCGCCAGGCAGTTGCTGAAGGCGGCCCTCCATCAGGTCCCGAAAGCTCGCTCCCGCCACGTCGTGATAGACGTCGCCGCGTTTGACGAAATACATCGGCACGTCGAGCGCATAGTCGACGTAGCGTTCGAAGCCGAAGCCGTCCTCGAAGGCGAAGGGCAGCATGCCGGTTCGGTCGGGATCGGTGTCGAGCCAAATATAGGACCGTTGCGACAGCCGGCCGGTCGGCTTGCCGTCGAGAAACGGCGAATTGGCGAACATCGCGGTGATGAGCGGCTGTAAAGCGAGGCCGACACGCGTTTTTTGAACCATGTCGGCCTCGTCGACGAAGTCGAGGTTGACCTGCACGGTCGCGGTGCGAAACATCATATCGAGCCCGAGCGCGCCAACTTTCGGCATGTAGGCTTGCATGATGGCGTAGCGCTGCTTGGGCATCATCGGCGTCTCCGAGCGCGACCACTTCGGACTGCAGCCAAGATCAAGGAACCGGACGCCCAGCGCTCGGGCCACGGGCGCAAGCGCCGCGAAATGCGCGTCAAGCTCGTCATGCGTGGCGTGAACGTCGGCCAGCGGCGCCCCGGAGAGTTCGAATTGTCCGCCGGGCTCGAGCGAAATCGCGCCGCCGCCATCGGACTGATAGAGGCCGATCAGCGCGTCCCGGTCGAGGATGGGGGCCCAGCCGAGCGAGTCGCGCAGGCCCTCGAGCAGCGCCCGCACGCCGCCCCGGCCTCCGGAGCCCTCATAGGGGACCGGCGAATCGTCGGCCGCATAGAAGGGGATCTTTTCGTGCTCCGTGCCGATAAGCAGCGGCGCGCCGCCAGTTTTGGAGCCGGCTTCGAGCCATTCGACCAACATGTTGCGCGACGTGATCGGCGTCGTGTCGGATACGTCGCGGGCCATCTACGGGGAATTTTCCGTGCTAGAGGAAGACGCGCGATTGCGGCGCGGGATGCGCCTCGCGGGTGAAGGAATCGCGCCGATGGATTGCAGGAAAGCGGGCGTTGCGCAAGCCTACCCCCGCGCCGGCTCGCCGGTGCGGCGCGCCGAAGGGCGTCCTGGGTTTAGAACTTCGCGGGCCGTGACGAGCTTGGCGGCCAGCCCTTAGCGCTTGCCGAACATCTGGCCGAGAATGCTTTCAAAGTCCGAGCGCGCGCCGGCGTTTTCGCCGCCGCTGCCGCGTCCGATCTGCAGCGTCTTCTTGATCTCTTCTATCGCCTGCTGAACCGACGCCTGATCCATGTCGTCGGGCAGGCCTTGAGAGCGCCCGGCGCCCGGGTCGAGGTCAAGCGGGCCGCCCATCGGTCCGCCGACAGGTCCACCCATGGGTCCGCCAAAGGGTCCGCCGTAAGGGTCGGGCGCGGGCCGGCGGCCGCCGCCGAGCAGCGCGCCCAGAATCGACCCCAGAAGTCCGCCAAGCAGGCCGCCGCCGCCAGTTGCGCCGCCAGCTGCGCCGCCTTGAGGCGTCGGCATCGGCGCGGGTTCGGGCTGCGAGGCCCGCCCGCCGCCGAGCATTTGCTCCAAAATGGAGCCGAGCGCGCCCGAGCTGACGAGCTGGCCGAGCACCCCGCCGAGGCCCCGGTTGCTCACATTTTTGAATAATCCGCCGATGAGCACGGATACCAGCACCGGTAGCAATTGCGAGAGGATGTCCGGACGCAGCCCCGACTCGCGGGCCGCGACCTGCACGACTTGCCCAGCGGCCGCCGGCGAGCCGAAGAGATCGTCGAGCAGCTGTCGCGACTGGGCGAGAGAGTCCATGTCCTGCGCGGCGCCAGGGTCGTCGAAGGCGGCCGCGCGCAGAGGCGACGCGATATCGCCCAAGACCCTTTCGAACAGCAAGGGCTGTTCGGCGGCGTTGCTCAGGGCGACTTCGAGCGCGGGAGAGAGGGCTTTGATGGCGCGGTCCATCTGTTCGTCGGAGAGGCCGAAGCGCTGAGCGAGATTGGAGACCAACTGGCCGCCTTGCGCGGACTGCAAAATCTCGTCGAGATAGGACATGCGCGCAGCTCCGTTCACGCGAGCCCGGAAGGCGAGCCCGCCGTCATGGTGTCACACTCCGGCGGTCGCGCCAATCGGCGGCGGAGCTGGAAACTTGTTGCGGCGCGCCGGCGTTAGCAACGCATTGACCGCGTTCGCCGAGGGGTCTCCCGCAGCGGATCGGCGCCGCGCCGGCGGCTTGACACCGTCGCGCATGCGCGACATTGCTTGCCGGCATTCAGCCGGGCGATCCGGATGGCCGCGTTTGGCGCTTGAGCGGCTCGCCGCCTCGGCGCCGCCTCTGCCAAAGGCGCGAAGATGAACATTCACCCCCGACCGACAAAGCCGCCGCTCAAGATACTGCTTTGCTCGCCGCGGGGATTTTGCGCAGGCGTCGTGCGCGCGATCGACGCCGTCGAGCGGGCGCTGGCCAAGTTTGGCCCGCCCGTTTATGTGCGCCATGAGATCGTGCACAATCGCTACGTCGTCGAATCGCTTAAGGCGAAGGGCGCGATTTTCGTCGAGGAGCTCGACGAAATCCCCAACACCAACGCGCCGGTGATCTTCTCGGCGCACGGGGTCGCCAAATCAGTTTCGGCCGCAGCGGCGGGACGCGGACTCCTCGCCATCGACGCGACCTGCCCGCTCGTCACGAAAGTGCATCGAGAGGCGGAAATTCACAGGCGGCGCGGCCGCCGGGTGTTGCTCGTCGGACATTCCGGCCATCCCGAGGTCGTGGGCACCATGGGACAGCTGCCGGACGGGGCGGTGGTGCTGGTCGAATCCGTGGAGGACATTGACCGGCTCAAACTCGATGACGAATCGAATCTGGCGTATGTGACGCAAACAACGCTGTCGCTCGACGACTCCCAGGAGATCGTCAACGCGCTGATGCGGCGCTTTCCAAAGATCATTGGCCCGCACAAGGAAGACATCTGCTATGCGACCACGAACCGCCAGGCTGCGGTGAAGGAGGTCGCCCCGCATGTCGCGGCCGTGATCGTGGTCGGCTCGCCCAATTCGTCGAACTCGCAGCGGCTGCGCGAGGTGGCCGAGCGCGCTGGCGCGCCGGCGCAGCTCGTGCAGGGACGGGGCGAGATCGACTGGGAGATTTTTGGCAACATATCGTCGCTCGGCATCACCGCCGGCGCGTCCGCGCCCGAAGTTCTGGTTGAGGAAATCATGGACGCATTTGCCGAACGCTACGACATTGTCGTCGAAACCATCTCCAGCGCCGACGAGAACGTGTCCTTCCCGCTGCCCAAGGAGCTGCGGGCGATCGCCTGAGGGCGGCCCGCAGTGAACGGTCGGCGCCCATGGCCGTCTACACGCTGGTTGACGACGAGGAGCTGATCGCTTTTCTCGCGACATACGATCTCGGGCCGCTGCTCTCCTGCAAAGGCATCGCCGAGGGCGTCGAAAACTCCAACTATTATCTCCATACCGGCGCCGGCAGCTTCATCCTCACGCTTTACGAAAAGCGCGTCGCGGAAGCCGATCTGCCATTCTTCCTGAACCTCATGGAACATCTCGCGGCGCGGGGCGTGACCTGCCCGCTGCCGGTGAAAAACTGCGCCGGGCTCGCGCTGGGGCGCCTTGCCGGCCGCCCCGCCGTCATCGTCACTTTTCTGGACGGCTATTCGATCCACCATCCGGAAATCGCGCACTGCGCTGCGCTCGGCGCAAATCTCGCGCAACTACACCTCGCCGGCGCCGATTTCGCGCAGCGGCGCCGAAACGCGCTTTCTGTCGAGGGATGGCGGCCGCTTTTTTCGACGTGCGCGTCCCGTGCGGAAGAGGTCGCGACGGGATTGCGCGCGCTCGTCGACGCGGAGCTCGATCATCTGGAGCGGAATTGGCCG
This window of the Methylocystis hirsuta genome carries:
- a CDS encoding glutamate--cysteine ligase; amino-acid sequence: MARDVSDTTPITSRNMLVEWLEAGSKTGGAPLLIGTEHEKIPFYAADDSPVPYEGSGGRGGVRALLEGLRDSLGWAPILDRDALIGLYQSDGGGAISLEPGGQFELSGAPLADVHATHDELDAHFAALAPVARALGVRFLDLGCSPKWSRSETPMMPKQRYAIMQAYMPKVGALGLDMMFRTATVQVNLDFVDEADMVQKTRVGLALQPLITAMFANSPFLDGKPTGRLSQRSYIWLDTDPDRTGMLPFAFEDGFGFERYVDYALDVPMYFVKRGDVYHDVAGASFRDLMEGRLQQLPGERATMSDWANHLSTIFPEVRLKTYLEMRGADAGPRAHFTALPALCAGLFYDAAGLDQARELTKGWSAAARQALRADVPGLALDARIEGRSLRDVGRDVLALAKVGLRQRARLDAKGRDESVFLAPLEAILEDGRTLAQRRLDAYYGGWGQSIDAAFTDCVLPQ
- a CDS encoding DUF937 domain-containing protein, which gives rise to MSYLDEILQSAQGGQLVSNLAQRFGLSDEQMDRAIKALSPALEVALSNAAEQPLLFERVLGDIASPLRAAAFDDPGAAQDMDSLAQSRQLLDDLFGSPAAAGQVVQVAARESGLRPDILSQLLPVLVSVLIGGLFKNVSNRGLGGVLGQLVSSGALGSILEQMLGGGRASQPEPAPMPTPQGGAAGGATGGGGLLGGLLGSILGALLGGGRRPAPDPYGGPFGGPMGGPVGGPMGGPLDLDPGAGRSQGLPDDMDQASVQQAIEEIKKTLQIGRGSGGENAGARSDFESILGQMFGKR
- the ispH gene encoding 4-hydroxy-3-methylbut-2-enyl diphosphate reductase; this encodes MNIHPRPTKPPLKILLCSPRGFCAGVVRAIDAVERALAKFGPPVYVRHEIVHNRYVVESLKAKGAIFVEELDEIPNTNAPVIFSAHGVAKSVSAAAAGRGLLAIDATCPLVTKVHREAEIHRRRGRRVLLVGHSGHPEVVGTMGQLPDGAVVLVESVEDIDRLKLDDESNLAYVTQTTLSLDDSQEIVNALMRRFPKIIGPHKEDICYATTNRQAAVKEVAPHVAAVIVVGSPNSSNSQRLREVAERAGAPAQLVQGRGEIDWEIFGNISSLGITAGASAPEVLVEEIMDAFAERYDIVVETISSADENVSFPLPKELRAIA
- the thrB gene encoding homoserine kinase, which translates into the protein MAVYTLVDDEELIAFLATYDLGPLLSCKGIAEGVENSNYYLHTGAGSFILTLYEKRVAEADLPFFLNLMEHLAARGVTCPLPVKNCAGLALGRLAGRPAVIVTFLDGYSIHHPEIAHCAALGANLAQLHLAGADFAQRRRNALSVEGWRPLFSTCASRAEEVATGLRALVDAELDHLERNWPRDLPSGVIHADLFPDNVFFLGERISGLIDFYFACTDAYAYDLAICLNAWCFDAEHRYQPDKGAALLDAYRRIRPLSSAEIEAFPTLARGAALRFLLTRYVDWLNVPPGALVRPKDPREYLAKLRFHQSAADARVYGVGA